A single genomic interval of Anaerohalosphaeraceae bacterium harbors:
- a CDS encoding IS3 family transposase, whose translation MTGRDLVNAVRNDLLQEQKDLSITKLCRWLEMPRRTTYYQPRQRTARPLVDGRRAMLIYEIIEAFPFFGIRRVWAYLKHVLGERVNRKKVARIMRRNGWTVRQRQTGKRPRVEVKTTIADHPDQRWCTDLALVFCGAKDGWCSFVPVLDCCTREVLGWELAHTGRAKTAERTLEAALIERFGHVRLAPAGLMLCHDNGLLLGSKLYRSTAKDYGLQQEFITPYTPEENGLCERFIRSFKEEVAWIHRVESIEQARQKIAHWVHWYNTKRPHQALEYMNPVQYRQKIQKITKKYCFC comes from the coding sequence ATTACCGGACGGGATCTCGTAAACGCCGTCCGGAATGATCTTTTACAAGAACAGAAAGACCTGTCGATCACAAAACTCTGCCGATGGCTGGAGATGCCGCGCCGTACGACCTATTATCAACCCCGTCAGCGGACAGCTCGGCCGCTGGTGGATGGACGCCGTGCGATGCTGATTTATGAGATTATCGAGGCGTTCCCGTTCTTCGGAATTCGGCGTGTCTGGGCCTATTTGAAGCACGTTTTGGGGGAACGCGTCAATCGGAAGAAAGTGGCTCGAATCATGCGGCGAAACGGCTGGACGGTCCGGCAGCGACAGACTGGTAAACGTCCCCGGGTCGAGGTCAAAACGACGATTGCGGACCATCCGGATCAGCGGTGGTGTACGGACCTGGCGTTGGTCTTTTGCGGGGCGAAAGACGGCTGGTGCAGTTTTGTCCCGGTGCTGGATTGCTGCACACGGGAAGTCCTGGGCTGGGAACTGGCCCATACCGGACGGGCCAAGACGGCGGAGCGTACCTTGGAAGCCGCTCTAATCGAACGATTCGGTCATGTGCGGCTGGCCCCGGCGGGATTGATGCTTTGTCATGATAACGGGCTGTTGCTCGGTTCAAAGCTGTATCGCAGTACGGCGAAGGACTACGGTCTGCAACAGGAATTCATTACGCCGTATACGCCGGAAGAAAACGGATTGTGTGAGCGGTTTATCCGCAGTTTTAAGGAAGAAGTGGCCTGGATCCATCGCGTTGAAAGCATCGAGCAGGCGAGGCAAAAAATTGCTCACTGGGTGCACTGGTATAACACCAAGCGACCCCATCAGGCATTGGAATATATGAATCCGGTGCAGTATCGACAGAAGATACAGAAGATAACGAAAAAATACTGTTTTTGTTAA
- a CDS encoding IS3 family transposase (programmed frameshift) has translation MKNKRRNHRAAFKAKVALAAIKGDKSIAELASEYEVHPNQIMQWKKQLLDSLPELFSRRRKHEQRDQEALTSELYQQIGQLKVELDWLKKKLVLTIEQKRQAVEPGHKTIPIVRQCDLLGLNRSSLYYTAQGETEYNEMLMKLIDEQYVKTPFYGIDKMTEGLRLEGHPVNPKRIRRLMRQMGLEAVYPRRKWGLSIPDTQHKIYPYLLRDVEITRPDQVWSADTTYIRMYRGWLYLTAVMDWFSRYVLSWEVSITLESDFCVSALKAALGQGRPEIFNTDQGSQFTSENFTGTLRKASVQISMDGKGRVFDNIFIERLWRTVKVEEVYLRDYQTIAEARYYLGRYFAFYNNERLHQTLGYRSPAAVYGVAVGTPVALRAPSVPTAVTDGDTSTLKQPVFCLDNG, from the exons ATGAAAAACAAAAGACGGAATCATCGTGCCGCATTCAAGGCTAAAGTGGCCTTGGCGGCAATCAAAGGCGATAAATCTATCGCTGAACTGGCCAGCGAGTATGAGGTTCACCCGAACCAGATCATGCAGTGGAAAAAGCAGTTGCTCGATTCGCTGCCGGAGTTGTTTTCCCGCCGGCGAAAACATGAGCAGCGGGATCAGGAGGCGTTAACGTCAGAGTTATACCAGCAGATTGGTCAGTTAAAAGTAGAACTGGACTGGCTGAAAAAAAAA CTGGTCTTGACGATTGAGCAAAAACGTCAGGCCGTTGAGCCGGGCCACAAAACGATCCCGATTGTCCGCCAGTGTGATCTGCTGGGCCTCAACCGCAGCAGTCTGTACTACACCGCCCAAGGCGAAACGGAATATAATGAGATGCTCATGAAGCTGATCGATGAACAATACGTCAAAACTCCGTTTTACGGCATTGACAAGATGACCGAAGGGCTGCGGCTGGAAGGTCATCCGGTCAATCCCAAGCGGATTCGCCGTCTGATGCGTCAGATGGGCCTGGAGGCGGTTTATCCGCGTCGAAAATGGGGTTTGAGCATTCCGGACACCCAGCACAAGATTTATCCGTACCTGCTGCGGGATGTGGAAATTACCCGGCCCGATCAGGTCTGGTCGGCGGATACTACCTACATCCGGATGTATCGCGGCTGGCTGTATCTGACGGCGGTCATGGATTGGTTCAGCCGGTATGTACTCAGCTGGGAAGTTTCGATTACGCTGGAATCAGACTTCTGTGTGTCGGCCCTGAAAGCGGCTCTCGGCCAGGGACGCCCGGAGATTTTTAATACTGATCAGGGCAGCCAGTTCACCTCGGAGAACTTTACCGGAACGTTGCGTAAGGCCAGCGTCCAGATCAGCATGGACGGCAAGGGCCGGGTATTCGACAACATCTTCATTGAGCGACTGTGGCGAACGGTGAAGGTCGAGGAAGTGTATCTGCGTGACTATCAGACGATTGCGGAGGCCCGGTACTATCTGGGTCGATATTTTGCATTTTATAACAATGAGCGTTTGCACCAGACGCTGGGCTACCGCAGCCCCGCGGCGGTGTATGGCGTCGCCGTTGGCACTCCGGTCGCCCTTCGGGCTCCCTCCGTGCCAACGGCGGTAACAGACGGCGATACGTCCACCTTAAAACAACCGGTTTTTTGTCTTGACAATGGGTAG